The Paenibacillus macerans genome includes a window with the following:
- a CDS encoding nucleotidyltransferase domain-containing protein: MTNPYDFHPTILNELHNIEREEGVRILYACESGSRAWGFPSRDSDYDVRFLYIRPADWYLSIYEGRDVIERPISDRLDINGWDLKKALVLFHKSNPPLLEWLHSPIQYMEQYSAAEQIRRISPLTFSPKSCMYHYLQMAKGNFRGYLQGERVKLKKYFYVLRPVLACGWIEKYDTMPPVEFEDLVQDLVPANSELMDTIQHLLARKKSGDELDMEPKLQPIHTYLEERLAYFEQAAAKLQARQAQPDVEQLNGIFRSTLHEVWG, translated from the coding sequence ATGACCAACCCATACGACTTCCATCCAACGATTCTAAACGAGCTGCATAACATTGAGCGGGAAGAAGGGGTGCGTATCCTCTACGCCTGCGAATCGGGCAGCCGGGCCTGGGGTTTTCCTTCGCGGGACAGCGATTATGATGTTCGCTTCCTCTATATCCGGCCGGCCGATTGGTATTTGTCGATCTACGAAGGCCGGGACGTAATCGAGCGGCCGATCAGCGATCGGCTGGATATCAACGGATGGGATTTAAAAAAGGCGCTGGTTCTGTTTCATAAATCGAACCCGCCGTTGCTGGAATGGCTGCATTCACCGATACAATATATGGAGCAATATTCCGCCGCCGAACAAATTCGCCGGATTTCCCCGTTAACCTTTTCGCCAAAATCCTGTATGTATCACTATCTCCAAATGGCAAAGGGGAACTTCCGGGGTTACCTGCAAGGGGAACGGGTGAAGCTCAAAAAATACTTCTACGTCCTGCGGCCGGTGTTGGCCTGCGGCTGGATCGAGAAATACGATACGATGCCGCCGGTGGAGTTTGAGGACTTGGTTCAGGACCTGGTCCCCGCGAATAGCGAGTTAATGGACACGATCCAACACCTGCTGGCCCGCAAGAAGTCCGGGGATGAGCTTGATATGGAGCCGAAGCTGCAGCCGATCCACACGTATTTGGAAGAGCGCCTGGCTTATTTCGAGCAAGCGGCCGCCAAGTTGCAGGCCCGGCAAGCCCAGCCCGACGTTGAACAACTGAACGGCATATTCCGCTCCACCCTGCATGAGGTCTGGGGGTAG
- a CDS encoding TROVE domain-containing protein: MSFAQKLFGSMRPTTRNKDHYPAYTRSAEEQYLQILLTNTMSNTFYADQNELLNEAEQMHHEMAAANPTFMAKAIVYARTAGLMRLQPLFGLAVLSAYRPDLFAEIFLRVVRIPSDLSDFLTILKGQGRGEGGRAVKRQVNRFLTGVSEYWAVKYNGRGRGYSLGDVIATAHPKPADLKQQALFRYLRGLEANLGLLPQVEALEHLKRAEGESEQIAWIERGKLPYETVTGAIKPSKAVWEALLYQLPTFALLRHLNTLDRAGVLDEQRHLDYVIARLTNEEALRKARILPFRFATAFRQIEHPELREALRDAADLTFGNLPELGDNTAIFLDISGSMQGQYLEIGAVFALALYKKTQGNSLFWLFNHEVHDAKPSKRDSILGQAEHIRASGGTDTGAPVRKLLQERKRVDQIIIITDEQQNSGSPFYQVLAQYRAKVNPEVKAFIVDIAPYRHAMVPQTDRNTFYIYGWSDTVLSYIAQSVQGYASMTEQVATLDLDALSKHNK, encoded by the coding sequence ATGAGTTTCGCGCAAAAATTGTTCGGTTCCATGCGACCGACGACACGCAACAAAGACCATTACCCGGCTTATACGCGGTCTGCCGAAGAGCAATACCTGCAGATCCTGCTGACCAATACAATGAGCAACACGTTTTATGCCGACCAAAACGAACTGCTGAATGAAGCGGAGCAGATGCATCACGAGATGGCGGCGGCTAACCCGACCTTTATGGCAAAAGCGATCGTGTATGCGCGCACCGCAGGCCTAATGCGATTGCAGCCGCTGTTTGGCCTGGCCGTGTTGTCCGCCTATCGTCCGGACCTGTTCGCGGAGATATTCCTTCGGGTGGTGCGCATCCCGTCCGACCTGTCCGACTTCTTGACAATCCTGAAGGGACAGGGCCGGGGCGAAGGCGGCCGCGCCGTCAAGCGCCAGGTGAACCGCTTCCTTACCGGAGTGAGCGAATATTGGGCGGTGAAGTACAACGGCCGCGGCCGGGGCTACAGCCTGGGCGACGTGATCGCCACCGCCCATCCGAAGCCGGCGGACCTGAAGCAGCAGGCGCTGTTCCGTTACCTCCGCGGGCTGGAAGCCAACCTTGGGCTGCTGCCGCAGGTGGAAGCACTGGAGCATTTGAAGCGGGCCGAAGGCGAAAGCGAGCAGATCGCCTGGATCGAACGCGGCAAGCTGCCGTACGAAACGGTGACCGGCGCGATCAAGCCGTCGAAGGCCGTCTGGGAGGCGCTGCTGTACCAGCTGCCGACCTTCGCGCTGCTCCGCCATTTGAACACGCTAGACCGGGCGGGCGTGCTGGATGAGCAGCGGCACCTAGATTACGTGATCGCGCGGCTGACCAACGAGGAGGCGCTGCGCAAAGCGCGCATCCTGCCGTTTCGCTTCGCTACGGCGTTCCGCCAAATCGAGCATCCGGAGCTGCGCGAGGCGTTGCGGGACGCGGCCGATCTGACCTTCGGCAATCTGCCGGAGCTGGGCGACAACACCGCGATCTTTTTGGATATCTCCGGTTCGATGCAAGGACAGTATTTGGAGATCGGCGCGGTTTTTGCCTTGGCGCTGTATAAGAAGACGCAGGGGAACTCGCTGTTCTGGCTGTTCAACCACGAGGTTCACGACGCGAAACCTTCGAAGCGCGACAGTATTCTCGGGCAAGCCGAGCACATCCGCGCTAGCGGCGGGACGGATACCGGTGCGCCGGTCCGCAAGCTGCTGCAGGAGCGTAAGCGCGTGGATCAGATCATCATCATCACGGACGAACAGCAGAACAGCGGCAGTCCTTTTTATCAGGTACTGGCTCAGTACCGGGCCAAGGTGAACCCGGAAGTGAAGGCGTTTATCGTCGACATCGCCCCGTACCGCCATGCCATGGTCCCGCAGACGGACCGCAACACGTTCTACATTTACGGCTGGAGCGACACGGTGTTGTCCTATATCGCCCAATCCGTGCAGGGATATGCCTCCATGACGGAGCAGGTCGCAACACTGGATTTGGACGCTTTGAGCAAACATAATAAATAG